The nucleotide sequence AATCAGAAACCGCTACAAGGACAATTCCATTTCCATAGAAGGGGCAGGGGAGAAAATAAAGCGGCTTATCAACGAGCATGTGGTGAACCTCGGCATCAATCCGAAAATTCCGCCGGTAGAGCTTTTCTCAGAAAGTTTTGAGGAAGAAGTTTCCAAAAACATTTCCCCCAAAGCCATTGCCTCCGAAATGGAGCATGCCATCCGTAAGCACATCAAAGTGAACTTTGAAGAAGACCCGGCGCTGTTTACCAAACTGCACGAAAAACTTGAAGCCATCATACAGCAGTACAAAGACGACTGGGAGCGACTGGTAAAAGAATTCAAGGGCCTGACCAGCGAAGCCCTTGCCGGCAGACAGCAGACAGAAGAAGGAGTAACGGCAACAGAAGCACCCTTCTACGACCTGATGATTCAGATAGCCTGGGGTAAAGAGGGCACACCTTCAGCAGAAGAAAAAGAAAAATGTAAGGAAGCCATCAGTCAGATAATAGAAGAGCTGGCAGGCACCATCGGCATCATAGACTTCTGGAACAAAGGCAAGGAAATAGAACGTACCTCCGGTGAAATTGAGGACATACTGATATTCAGCGGCATCGGAAGGCTTGCTGAAAAGGACAAGGAAATCACCACAGAGATAATGGCTCTGGCGAAGAAAAGGCACCAGGAAATTGTGAAAGGAGCATAATCCATGTCAGAACTACCGGAATATACCATAAAAAAAAGCAAGCGTAAAACCCTCAGCATATACATAGAGCGGGACGGCAGCATTTCTGTGCTTGCCCCCGAAAATAAATCGGATACGGAAATTGAGGAAGTGGTAAAGAAGAAAAGCTTTCAGATATTCCGTTTTCTGGCCGAGAAAGAAGAACTCAACGCCTCCAGAAGCACCCGTGAACCCGTCAGCGGTGAAACCTATACCTACCTGGGCAGAAACTATCAGTTACAGCTGGTGGAAGGGCAGGATGTGCCGCTTATGCTGAAAGAAGGACATTTCCTGTTAAGCAAAAAACACCGTAACGACATACAGGAGGTTTTTAAAGACTTTTACCGGAAAAAAGGCCTTCTGAAAATCAAAAAACGGGTGGATTTTTACAAAGAAAAGATGGGTGTAAGTCCTGCCGAAATCCGGGTAATGGAACTGAAAAACCGCTGGGCCTCCTGCAACAAAAAAGGCGACCTGAACTTTCACTGGAAATGCATGATGGCGCCCCTGTCCATCATAGACTACATCATCGTCCACGAACTCGCCCACCTGCGGCACGACAACCACTCCGAAGCTTTCTGGAACGAAGTGGACAAGGTTATGCCCGACTACCGGGAAAGGAAAAACTGGCTGAAGTTTAAAGGGGCGGGGATGGATTTGTAATTAACAAATTATACATATGGGAAAACTTCTTGTATTTTGTACTTAGTTATTCTTTCAAAAATCAATTAAATAAAAATGTCGTCAAAAAATTCAGAATCAAATTCTTTGATCACCATTTTGGGGCTTATTTCTATTATCATTAGCCTTCATTATTTCTTTTCATACCTGTGGTTAACTGGATTCCTTGAAATGAATAACATTGATCCGTATGGAATAATAAGCTTTGAGGATATCTCTTTACCATTTGGGAAATTGAATATTCTATTATTCACCCTGTCAAGCTCTGGTTTTTTGCTTATTTTCGCTAATCAATTAGTTGAATCCTTCTTTGGATCAGCAGATAGAGAATCAGGACTTAATAATCTAATCAATTTATACCAGAAAATAGTACAAAAAATTAGTTCAAGTGGATGGTATATATTGTTGTTAATAATTGTTATCATTTTATTTTTAATTTTCCAGTACTGTACTTTCCAATATATATCAAATCAGGCTTCCTTACTACTTACTTTCAGTTTTATTATTCTCCTGACAATTGCTCCAATTATTTACATTATGTTTGTAAAGCAGCGTAAATTAATTTTGACGTTCTTACTCGTGTTTAATTTTTTGTGGGCTTATTTTTTTGTTGGTTATATTTTGGAAGAAAGTGCCTCTAAACCTCAGAGTAGCTTTGTCAATGTTAAGTTTGACTATGATAACTCAGTTGTCCAAACTTCAGACAGTCTTTTTTTTATTTATCATGGATACAAATACCTGATACTAAAAAGCAGCAAGGGAGAAAGTATCTTATATCCAGCAGACAAGATTGGGTCTGTTACGTTTTTAAAACCTCAATAAAACATTAGTTAGTGAATTTTTACGGGTACTGTTACTTGCTAACAGACCCCGCAACAGGTGCGGGGAGAGAGCTCTAGTTTTTGTTTCGCTTTATTTTCCTCATGCCAAATTACTATTGGGGACTTTCCCTAAAAAACAAAAATAACCGCCATTGCCGGATCTGTTCCGGCATCTGTGGAGCATTGGCAGAAAAGAGGTTTTTATTAAATGACGTATTTTACGGACACTGCTACCTACCAACAGACCCCGCAACAGGTGTGGGGAGAGTGCAAAAGGTTTATTTTTTCTGCGATATTTTACCGTAAGTAAAACTATTTTGGTGACTCTCCCTGATAAACAAAAATAACAGCCCGTGCCGGACCCATTCCGGCATCTGTTAGACACTGGCAGAAAAGTGGTTTCCTAAATGACGTTTTCTACGGATACTGCTACTTACAAACAGCCCCCGCAACAGGTGTGGGGAGAGTGCAAAAGGTTTATTTTTTCTGCGATATTTTACCGTAAGTAAAACTGTTTTGGTGACTCTCCCTGAAAAACAATAATAACAGCCCGTGCCGGACCCGTTCCGGCATCTGTCAGACACTGGCAGAAAAGAGGTTTCCTAAATGACGTTTTCTACGGATACTGCTATTTACCAACAGACCCCGAAACGGGTGCGGGGAGAATGCTTTAGGGTTTATTTTTCTGCGTTATTTTCCGCATGCAAAACTATTTTGGTGACTCTCCCTAAAAAACAATAATAACAGCCCGTGCCGGACCCGTTCCGGCATCTATCAAGAATTCGCAGATAAGTGGGTTTTTAAATAGACCTACTTTTCAGACACTGCTACTTACAAACAGACCCCGCAACAGGTGCGGGGAGAGAACTAAATGGTTAATTTTTAGGCATCATTTCACCGCATGCAAAACTATTTTGGTGACTTTCCCTGATAAACAAAAATAACAGCCCGTGCCAAACCCGTTCCGGCATCTGTTAGACACTGGCAGAAAAATGGTTTTTCAAAAGACGTTTTCCACAAATACTGCTACCTACTAACAGACCCCGCAACAGGTGCGGGGAGAGTGCAAAAGGTTTTATTTTATCTGCTCTATATCAATAGACGTAAAATTATCATAAAGATCAATCCATTGAGGGTTGGTGGAATGTATTAAATGTTCTTTCCACTTCCTTTTGTATTTTTTTATCTGTTTCTCTCTAGCTAAAGCATCTTTACCATCATTAAATTCTTCAAAATACACCAGCTTGAAAAGATTATACTTACTAGTAAAACCTTTAATTAGCTTATTCTTGTGCTCATAGACCCTTCTTTCTAAATCATCAGTAAACCCAGTATATAGAACTGTATGATTTTTATTAGTAAGAATATAAACATAAAAATTAGCCATATAAAAAAATGATTTCTAACTTTTAACATTAATTAAAATTTGAAAAGTTCAAAGTCTTTTGTGCCTTAACCATCACCTGAAAACTAACATCCTGTCAACCCTCCCTGATAAACAAAAATAACAGCCCGTGCCGGACCCGTTCCGGCATCTGTTAGACACTGGCAGAAAAGTGGTTTTTCAAATGACGTATTTTACGGATACTGCTACCTACCAACAGGCCCCGCAACAGGTGCGGGGAGAGTGCATAAGGGTTGATTTTAATGCGTTATTTTACCATACGCAAAACTATTTGGGGGGACTTCCCCTGTAAATCAAAATTAACCACTCTTGCCGGACCCGTTCCGGCATCTGTTTAGAGCTAGCAGATAAGTGGTTTTTCAAAAGACGTATTCTACGGATACTGCTACCTACCAACAGAACCCGCAACAGGTGCGGGGAGAGAGCTTTAGGATTTATTTTTCTGCGTTATTTTACCCCATGCAAAACTATTTTGGTGACTTTTCCTGTAAATCAAAAATAACAGCCCGTGCTGATTAAGCCCCTTAAAAGATCGGACACAATTATAGTTTAAAATTAGTAATTTTATGTCCGTGAAAAAGAGAACATTTACCAAAGAAGAAAAAGTCAAGATCCTCAAAGAAGCTGAAAGCAATGGCGTTCAGGTGACCCTTGACAAGTATGGAGTATATCCTGCCACATATTACAACTGGAAGAAAAAATTTGAAAGCATGGGCGATGCAGGTTTCCGGCACGGCATGACCCCGGAACATCTGAAGGAAATCAGAAGACTTGAAAAAGAGAATGACTATCTGAAGAAAATAATAGCTGAAAAGGAGCTGGAAGCCCGTTTAAAAGATGATCTGCTAAAAAAGAAGTATCCCTGTCCGAAAAAAAAGAATTAGCTGTAAAGTACATCGGCCAGGGATTAACAAGGGATAGAGTTCTTGAGATTCTACAACTTACAAGGCACCAGTTTTACTATATACCTAAGGCAGGACGCAGAGGCCGTAAGAAAAGCTCTGTGGTCTTCAGGCGTGTTGATGATGAACACACCGAGTGTACAAATGAGGATGTGGTGGCAGAAATTTCCAGAATACAATTAGATCCGGACACAGATTATGGCTATCGGAAAATGACAATACAGCTGATGCTGCTTGGCTTCGTGATCAACCATAAGAAGGTGTACAGGTTGATGAAAAAAGCTTTATTGCTTAAAGCCAGACAGAAAGCAACTGGAAAAACATATATCAAATATCGTATTGTTACACCCGAAGGCCCTCTGGAGGTTCTTGAAATGGATATTAAACAAGTCTGGATCACCAGAGAGCGGCGGTATGCCTACATTCTTACAATTATCGACACTTTTACCCGTGCGGTTCTGCACTGGTCTGTCGGGTTCAGTATGCGAAAAAGTCAGATAAAACAGGCTTGGGAAGCAGTGATAACCGAGCATTTACAAGCTGCTGACCAGCTATCAAAAGGTGTTCATGTGGAGTTAAGGAATGACAATGGACCTCAGTTCAGTGCTGCTGAAATAAGAGGTTTTTTTAAGGAGAATCATATAAATCAGGTGTTTACACATCCATATACACCTCAGGAAAACGGTCATGTGGAAAGCTTTCATAGCATATTGAAGCACGCGTTAGAAGGGCATACGTTCTGGTCCCTTGATGAATTAGAAGAACGCCTGAATGTGTTCTACTACAAGTACAACAACGTAAGGCTGCATTCTTCTATAGCATACCTCTGGCCAATGAAGTTCTGGGAGTTATGGAATGAAGGAAAAGTTATTCGTATTGAAAAAGCTAAAAAAAGAGTTAAATTTAAGCTATCAATACCATATCAGGAGATATCGGGTAATGGGAGCCGGAGGGAAGTTTCCTGCTCAAATACGAGCCCTCTCAATGAGGGCGAGAATTTGCAAAAAGAAGTGAATGGGCCCAACACTCCAAGTTACACGACATCGGTTCAAAGGTCACCGTCAGTCGTTTCCTGCTGATACAAAGATATGGTGGGTGGTAAGAGTAATACAAATTCAAAAATAAAATAGTCCGATTAATAGGGGGCTAAACCACTGCCGGACCCGTTCCGGCATCTGTTAGACACTGGCAGAAATGTGGTTTTTCAAATGACGTATTTTACGGACACTGCTACCTACCAACAGACCCCGCAACAGGTGTGGGGAGAGTGCAAAAGGTTTTATTTTATCTGCTCTATATCAATAGACGTAAAATTATCATAAAGATCAATCCATTGAGGGTTGGTGGAATATATTAAATGTTCTTTCCACTTCCTTTTGTATTTTTTTATCTGTTTCTCTCTAGCTAAAGCATCTTTACCATCATTAAATTCTTCAAAATACACCAGCTTGAAAAGATTATACTTACTAGTAAAACCTTTAATTAGCTTATTCTTGTGCTCATAGACCCTTCTTTCTAAATCATCAGTAAACCCAGTATATAGAACTGTATGATTTTTATTAGTAAGAATATAAACATAAAAATTAGCCATATAAAAAAAATGATTTCTAACTTTTAAAATTAAGTTCAAAGTCTTTTGTGCCTTAACCATCACCTGAAAACTAACATCCTGTCAACCCTCCCTGATAAACAAAATTAACAGCCCGTGCCGGACCCGTTCCGGCATCTGTTAGACACTGGCAGAAAAGTGGTTTTTCAAAAGACGTTTTCCACAAATACTGCTACCTACCAACAGACCCCGCAACAGGTGCGGGGAGAGTGCAAAAAGGTTAATTTTTTCTGCGTAATTTTACCGTAAGTTAAAACTATTTTGGTGACTCTCCCTGTAAAAACAAAATTAACCGCTCTTGCCGGACCCATTCCGGCATCTGTCAAGAATTCGCAGATAAGTGGGTTTTTAAATAGACATATTTTTCGGACACTGCTACCTACCAACAGACCCCGCAACAGGTGCGGGGAGAGAGCTTTAGGATTTATTTTTCTGCGTTATTTTACCCCATGCAAAACTATTTTGGTGACTTTTCCTGTAAATCAAAAATAACAGCCCGTGCCGGCCCCGTTCCGGCATCTGTTAGACACTGGCAGAAAAATGGTTTTTCAAAAGACGTTTTCCACAAATACTGCTACCTACTAACAGACCCCGCAACAGGTGCGGGGAGAGTGCAAAAGGTTGATTTTTCTGCGTTATTTTACCGTA is from Cytophagaceae bacterium ABcell3 and encodes:
- a CDS encoding SprT family zinc-dependent metalloprotease, yielding MSELPEYTIKKSKRKTLSIYIERDGSISVLAPENKSDTEIEEVVKKKSFQIFRFLAEKEELNASRSTREPVSGETYTYLGRNYQLQLVEGQDVPLMLKEGHFLLSKKHRNDIQEVFKDFYRKKGLLKIKKRVDFYKEKMGVSPAEIRVMELKNRWASCNKKGDLNFHWKCMMAPLSIIDYIIVHELAHLRHDNHSEAFWNEVDKVMPDYRERKNWLKFKGAGMDL
- a CDS encoding transposase: MSVKKRTFTKEEKVKILKEAESNGVQVTLDKYGVYPATYYNWKKKFESMGDAGFRHGMTPEHLKEIRRLEKENDYLKKIIAEKELEARLKDDLLKKKYPCPKKKN
- a CDS encoding IS3 family transposase, coding for MGQGLTRDRVLEILQLTRHQFYYIPKAGRRGRKKSSVVFRRVDDEHTECTNEDVVAEISRIQLDPDTDYGYRKMTIQLMLLGFVINHKKVYRLMKKALLLKARQKATGKTYIKYRIVTPEGPLEVLEMDIKQVWITRERRYAYILTIIDTFTRAVLHWSVGFSMRKSQIKQAWEAVITEHLQAADQLSKGVHVELRNDNGPQFSAAEIRGFFKENHINQVFTHPYTPQENGHVESFHSILKHALEGHTFWSLDELEERLNVFYYKYNNVRLHSSIAYLWPMKFWELWNEGKVIRIEKAKKRVKFKLSIPYQEISGNGSRREVSCSNTSPLNEGENLQKEVNGPNTPSYTTSVQRSPSVVSC
- a CDS encoding GIY-YIG nuclease family protein, producing the protein MANFYVYILTNKNHTVLYTGFTDDLERRVYEHKNKLIKGFTSKYNLFKLVYFEEFNDGKDALAREKQIKKYKRKWKEHLIHSTNPQWIDLYDNFTSIDIEQIK
- a CDS encoding GIY-YIG nuclease family protein, coding for MANFYVYILTNKNHTVLYTGFTDDLERRVYEHKNKLIKGFTSKYNLFKLVYFEEFNDGKDALAREKQIKKYKRKWKEHLIYSTNPQWIDLYDNFTSIDIEQIK